From Sphingobium sp. RAC03, a single genomic window includes:
- a CDS encoding tyrosine-type recombinase/integrase, whose amino-acid sequence MPRPNLGARLEHVNGRSSLYIVWYEGGRKRTRSTGTADRRTAEIALAGFLREREFAERPIGPADPSTYMIASALDLYGTLHAPNTADPVRIAYALSPLIEYWGDQKVDAITKQTCGAYVRWRNKAPGTVRRELTTLRAALNFAFQEGRLTRVPHVQLPEKPDGKDRWLTETEAARLLNAARTSYANVRLYLPLYIMLGLYTGARPGAILALRWPQVDLDRGRIDFAPIGTRRTNKGRVRDQPIPQRLMTFLRLARRRGTELGYVVHDGGKRIKDIGGGWDGNPDKAGHGSFGGACKRAGLVGVSPHTLRHTCGTWMAQKGVPLHHIGGWLGHSDSRTTELYAHHHPDFMSAALRAADRR is encoded by the coding sequence ATGCCCCGCCCAAATCTCGGTGCCCGGCTCGAACATGTCAACGGACGCAGCTCGCTCTACATCGTCTGGTATGAAGGGGGCCGAAAGCGCACCCGCAGCACTGGCACGGCAGACCGTCGAACGGCTGAAATTGCGCTTGCCGGGTTCCTCCGCGAGCGTGAGTTCGCTGAACGGCCGATAGGGCCAGCAGATCCTTCAACCTATATGATCGCATCTGCCCTAGACCTGTATGGCACGTTGCATGCGCCCAATACGGCCGATCCGGTGCGGATTGCCTATGCCCTGTCACCGCTGATCGAATATTGGGGCGATCAGAAGGTGGACGCGATCACCAAGCAGACGTGCGGCGCCTATGTGCGCTGGCGCAATAAGGCGCCGGGCACTGTGCGCCGCGAGCTGACGACCTTGCGCGCGGCACTCAATTTCGCCTTTCAGGAAGGACGACTGACGCGCGTGCCGCACGTCCAGTTGCCGGAAAAGCCCGACGGCAAAGATCGCTGGCTGACGGAAACGGAGGCGGCGCGGCTGCTTAATGCCGCACGCACCAGCTATGCCAATGTGCGGCTATATCTCCCGCTCTACATCATGCTTGGGCTATATACCGGCGCGCGCCCTGGCGCGATCCTGGCGCTTCGCTGGCCGCAGGTGGACCTTGATCGCGGGAGGATCGATTTTGCGCCGATCGGTACACGCCGGACGAACAAGGGCCGTGTGCGTGACCAACCGATCCCGCAGCGTCTTATGACGTTCCTGCGCCTGGCGCGCAGGCGCGGAACGGAATTGGGCTATGTGGTCCATGACGGCGGGAAGCGCATCAAAGACATTGGCGGCGGTTGGGATGGAAATCCCGACAAGGCAGGCCATGGCAGCTTTGGCGGTGCATGCAAGCGCGCTGGGCTAGTAGGCGTTTCTCCCCATACCCTCCGGCACACATGCGGCACCTGGATGGCACAAAAAGGCGTCCCTCTCCATCATATCGGCGGATGGCTGGGCCATTCAGACTCTCGGACCACGGAACTCTATGCCCACCACCATCCCGACTTCATGTCGGCGGCGCTACGCGCTGCCGATCGGCGATAG
- a CDS encoding group I truncated hemoglobin, with protein sequence MSLLLSLLLLQAAPHAMPGEDAVDPYVPNAAHAGGTPFTGDAMARAFHGQDGIRRVVDGMVVRAYADPIIGEIFVGHDKVRLSRTLFEQFCYLLNAGCSYSGRDMASAHKDLGVQRKDMNRLVELLQEAMRAEKIDFQAQNRFLSKLAPMHHDVVKQ encoded by the coding sequence ATGTCTCTGCTTCTTTCGCTGCTCCTGCTGCAAGCCGCACCCCATGCCATGCCCGGCGAAGACGCGGTCGATCCCTATGTGCCCAATGCGGCCCATGCCGGCGGCACGCCCTTCACCGGCGATGCCATGGCACGGGCATTTCACGGCCAGGACGGCATCAGGCGCGTGGTCGATGGCATGGTTGTCCGCGCCTATGCCGATCCCATCATTGGCGAGATTTTCGTGGGACATGACAAGGTGCGCCTGAGCCGGACGCTGTTCGAGCAATTTTGCTACCTGCTGAACGCTGGCTGTTCCTACAGCGGTCGCGACATGGCGAGCGCGCATAAGGATTTGGGGGTGCAGCGCAAGGATATGAACCGCCTGGTCGAACTGCTCCAGGAAGCGATGCGCGCGGAAAAGATCGATTTCCAGGCGCAAAACCGCTTCCTGTCGAAACTCGCGCCGATGCATCATGATGTGGTGAAGCAATAA
- a CDS encoding DUF3034 family protein has protein sequence MTRLLLAATMALFATLSLSPTASARPLRHGGKLLLTNGIASLEGASGGGLTPWAVIAGNETDEGIGLSGHGTMVEVKDYDYWSAGVAVGFRDRLELSYAHQNFNTNDIGTVLGLGKDYAFSQDIIGAKVRVAGDLVYDRLPAIAIGAQYKKNGQGAVVRAIGAQDDEGVDYYASVSKLFLSRSILLSGTARLTKANQMGLLGFGGDKQDSYGLQFEGSAAWQLSRRVAIGGEFRSKPDNLGIAREDDWFDLFAAVAVHGNLTATVAYADLGSIATVKGQRGLLLSLQAAF, from the coding sequence ATGACTCGACTTCTCCTCGCCGCCACTATGGCACTCTTCGCTACCCTATCCCTGTCTCCCACGGCGAGCGCCAGACCGCTCCGCCATGGCGGCAAGCTCCTGCTTACCAATGGCATTGCGTCGCTTGAGGGGGCGAGCGGGGGTGGCCTTACGCCCTGGGCGGTGATTGCGGGCAACGAAACGGACGAAGGTATCGGCCTGTCCGGCCATGGCACGATGGTCGAGGTGAAGGACTATGATTATTGGAGCGCGGGCGTAGCCGTCGGTTTTCGCGACCGCCTCGAACTCAGCTACGCCCATCAGAATTTCAACACCAACGACATCGGCACCGTGCTGGGCCTGGGCAAGGACTATGCTTTTTCGCAGGACATCATAGGCGCCAAGGTCCGGGTCGCGGGCGATCTCGTCTATGACCGGCTGCCTGCCATCGCGATCGGCGCGCAATATAAGAAGAACGGGCAGGGCGCTGTCGTCCGCGCGATCGGAGCGCAGGATGACGAGGGCGTGGATTATTACGCTTCTGTCAGCAAATTATTCCTGTCGCGCTCGATCCTGCTGTCCGGAACCGCCCGGCTGACCAAGGCGAACCAGATGGGTCTGCTCGGTTTCGGTGGCGATAAGCAAGATAGCTATGGTCTACAGTTCGAAGGATCGGCCGCCTGGCAATTGTCGCGGCGCGTCGCGATCGGCGGCGAATTTCGCAGCAAGCCCGACAATCTGGGGATCGCGCGAGAAGATGACTGGTTCGACCTGTTCGCGGCAGTCGCTGTGCATGGCAACCTGACTGCCACGGTCGCCTATGCCGACCTTGGCTCCATCGCCACCGTCAAGGGCCAGCGCGGCCTGCTCCTGTCACTCCAGGCCGCTTTCTAA
- a CDS encoding cupredoxin domain-containing protein encodes MPNLRFALILLSCTASPVMAGDLNLKLVDAAGRPVSDAVVSVRPAGGIPAGPIRFPWPTTMIQQNVAFVPHVLIVPVGATVRFPNKDKVRHHVYSFSRPAKFEIKLFGQDETRSYTFKTPGAVAVGCNIHDQMTGFIKVVETPFAAKSDAAGTARITGMATGTAQVTIWHPLLRAKDNELVVNVPIPGSGAASKTVPLTLRAAR; translated from the coding sequence ATGCCTAACTTACGCTTTGCGCTCATTCTGTTGTCCTGCACGGCCAGCCCAGTCATGGCCGGGGATCTCAATCTCAAACTGGTCGATGCGGCGGGGCGCCCGGTGAGCGATGCCGTCGTTTCCGTCCGGCCCGCTGGCGGCATCCCCGCAGGCCCCATCCGCTTTCCCTGGCCCACCACCATGATCCAGCAGAATGTCGCCTTCGTACCACATGTCCTGATCGTGCCGGTGGGGGCTACGGTGCGCTTTCCCAACAAGGATAAGGTGCGCCACCACGTCTATTCCTTTTCGCGTCCGGCCAAGTTCGAGATCAAGTTATTCGGCCAGGATGAAACCCGCAGCTATACTTTCAAGACGCCGGGTGCCGTCGCGGTGGGATGCAATATCCACGATCAGATGACGGGCTTCATCAAAGTCGTAGAGACGCCCTTCGCCGCCAAGAGCGACGCGGCAGGCACGGCGCGGATCACTGGCATGGCGACCGGCACGGCACAGGTGACGATCTGGCATCCGCTGCTGCGCGCCAAGGATAACGAACTGGTGGTGAACGTCCCCATTCCCGGTAGCGGTGCCGCCAGCAAGACGGTGCCGCTGACGCTGCGCGCCGCGCGGTGA
- a CDS encoding putative bifunctional diguanylate cyclase/phosphodiesterase: MTGLWQRWVWRLQSTLTLRMTLFYGALFVGVSMLALYGTRMAIETYAEKSIRREMAVGSALFDRIAAMQVSQMAQAGNVLASDFGFREAVGTSDAPTIISALESLQGRFDLQHALFVGVDGTVVGHVPGMSVGEKNQLFDALDMGRERGVAHWGGENYMVAASPVRAPILTGWVIFARTMGPADLRQIARLSSIDLHPRILPQTGSDIGAGTVKEVARNGERILMQARSVPTLVESAPQILVLEYSLTRALRDYAPILWALLGFGALGAVLAIAGTFVASRRLARPIVALEAAARKVSAGQHAEVAVETRDEIGQLARSFNRMVNAVEERERQIAHMAFHDSLTGLPNRTLLREQIALALSRHGGANFALFCLDLDNFKSVNDTLGHPTGDALLCEVATRLGETCPQGFVARLGGDEFAVILPDGSGSADQTGRALVKALAQPFDVNGHRIVTGTSIGIVFAPQDGRDATELLKNADLALHRAKDDGKGSHRFFESAMDAEAQARRAMEIDLHDALRKGELELYFQPLFGLSQNRVTAFEALLRWNHPEHGMVSPVQFIPLAEETGLIVPIGEWALHEACRIAATWTDDIRIAVNISPVQFRSATLNSIVLQALARSGLAPNRLELEITESLFIDNVEATLGSLHSLRALGVRIALDDFGTGYSSLSYLRSFPFDKLKIDRSFIIDLLEHDGATAIIRAITTLADALGIETTAEGVESSEQLEILRAEGCNQIQGYFFSRPIPAGQVAALLEKLSGDRLAA; this comes from the coding sequence TTGACGGGGCTATGGCAGCGGTGGGTCTGGCGGCTGCAATCGACGCTGACCCTGCGGATGACCCTCTTCTACGGGGCGCTGTTCGTGGGTGTGTCGATGCTGGCGCTCTATGGCACACGCATGGCGATCGAAACCTATGCCGAAAAGTCGATCCGGCGCGAAATGGCCGTCGGCAGTGCGCTGTTCGATCGCATTGCCGCGATGCAGGTGAGCCAGATGGCGCAGGCCGGCAATGTGCTGGCGAGCGACTTCGGGTTCCGCGAGGCCGTCGGCACAAGCGATGCGCCGACCATCATATCCGCGCTCGAAAGCCTCCAAGGCCGCTTCGACCTGCAGCACGCCTTGTTCGTGGGCGTCGATGGCACTGTCGTCGGCCATGTGCCGGGCATGTCGGTCGGTGAGAAGAATCAGTTGTTCGACGCGCTGGATATGGGCCGGGAGCGCGGCGTCGCCCATTGGGGCGGGGAAAATTACATGGTCGCCGCCTCTCCGGTGCGTGCCCCGATCCTCACGGGATGGGTGATCTTTGCGCGGACGATGGGTCCGGCCGACCTCAGGCAGATTGCGCGCCTGTCCTCCATCGACCTGCATCCCCGCATCCTGCCGCAGACCGGATCGGACATCGGCGCAGGCACCGTCAAGGAAGTCGCACGCAATGGCGAACGCATCCTGATGCAAGCCCGCAGCGTGCCGACCCTGGTCGAATCGGCGCCGCAGATACTCGTCCTGGAATATAGCCTCACGCGCGCGTTGCGGGACTATGCGCCGATCCTGTGGGCGCTGCTCGGATTTGGCGCGTTGGGCGCGGTGTTGGCGATCGCCGGTACCTTCGTCGCATCGCGCCGATTGGCCCGCCCGATCGTGGCGCTGGAGGCCGCCGCGCGCAAGGTCAGTGCAGGCCAGCATGCCGAGGTAGCGGTGGAAACACGCGACGAAATCGGCCAACTGGCACGTAGCTTCAATCGCATGGTCAATGCTGTCGAGGAACGCGAGCGGCAGATCGCCCATATGGCCTTTCACGATTCGCTGACGGGCTTGCCCAACCGTACCCTGTTGCGCGAACAAATTGCGCTCGCGCTCAGCCGTCATGGCGGTGCCAACTTCGCGCTGTTCTGCCTCGACCTCGACAATTTCAAGTCTGTGAACGATACGCTGGGCCACCCGACCGGCGACGCCCTGCTATGCGAAGTGGCAACGCGGCTGGGCGAAACCTGTCCGCAGGGCTTTGTGGCGCGGCTGGGCGGCGACGAGTTTGCGGTGATCCTGCCCGATGGCAGCGGCAGCGCCGACCAGACTGGTCGCGCGCTCGTCAAGGCGCTGGCGCAACCGTTCGACGTCAATGGCCATCGGATTGTGACCGGTACCAGCATCGGTATCGTCTTCGCGCCACAGGATGGCCGGGACGCGACGGAACTGCTCAAAAATGCCGACCTCGCGCTGCACCGCGCCAAGGATGACGGCAAGGGCAGCCATCGCTTTTTCGAAAGCGCGATGGATGCTGAAGCACAGGCCCGGCGCGCGATGGAGATCGATCTGCATGATGCGCTGCGCAAAGGCGAGTTGGAACTCTATTTCCAACCCCTGTTTGGCCTGTCGCAGAACCGTGTGACCGCGTTCGAGGCGCTGCTGCGCTGGAACCACCCGGAACATGGCATGGTGTCGCCCGTGCAGTTCATCCCGCTGGCGGAGGAAACTGGCCTGATCGTCCCGATCGGCGAATGGGCGCTGCACGAAGCCTGCCGCATTGCCGCGACATGGACCGACGACATCCGCATCGCGGTCAATATCTCGCCCGTGCAGTTCCGCAGTGCGACGCTCAACAGCATCGTGTTGCAGGCGTTGGCGCGGTCGGGCCTGGCACCGAACCGGCTGGAACTGGAGATCACCGAAAGCCTGTTCATCGACAATGTCGAAGCGACGCTCGGCTCGCTCCATTCGCTGCGCGCCTTGGGCGTGCGGATCGCGCTTGATGATTTCGGCACGGGCTATTCGTCGCTCAGCTATTTGCGCAGTTTCCCCTTCGACAAGTTGAAGATCGATCGCAGTTTCATCATCGATCTGCTGGAACATGATGGCGCGACGGCCATCATCCGCGCGATCACCACGCTGGCCGACGCGCTCGGCATCGAAACCACCGCCGAAGGGGTGGAAAGCAGCGAGCAACTGGAAATATTGCGCGCCGAAGGATGCAACCAGATCCAGGGCTATTTCTTCAGTCGTCCGATTCCGGCGGGTCAGGTGGCCGCGTTGCTGGAGAAGCTGTCGGGCGACCGTCTGGCCGCCTGA
- the proS gene encoding proline--tRNA ligase — MKHALSVTREQDFSAWYQAVITEADLAEESGVRGCMVIRPWGYGIWERIQKLLDERIKATGHENCYFPLFIPLSYFEKEAEHVDGFAKEMAVVTHHRLIQKDGKLVPDPDAKLEEPLVVRPTSETVIGAAFSRWVQSWRDLPVLINQWANVVRWEMRTRMFLRTTEFLWQEGHTAHASVDEALEETMKMLEVYRSFAEECVAMPVIAGEKPENERFPGAVATYSIEAMMQDGKALQAGTSHFLGTTFSAAQNIKFQNAEGQQELAQTTSWGMSTRMIGGLIMVHGDDDGLRVPPRVAPYQIVVVPMLRDNDEDAAIVDYCTDLVSQLNALDLFREPVRALLDKRPAKAATKRWGWVKKGAPIVIEVGGRDVAGGNVSVIRRDRLYREDGKLDSQIVAKGDFVAGATSILTDIQQALFADAKGRLDSNIESSISSLDALKAYFDASAKPGWALVQWSKPTGDALDKVVQWLKGEKLTLRNIPSDAAAADGACIFTGDTAVERVLVGRSY, encoded by the coding sequence GTGAAGCACGCCCTTTCCGTCACCCGCGAACAGGATTTTTCCGCCTGGTATCAGGCCGTCATTACCGAGGCCGACCTGGCCGAGGAAAGCGGCGTGCGCGGCTGCATGGTCATCCGGCCATGGGGCTATGGCATCTGGGAACGTATCCAGAAACTGCTGGACGAACGGATCAAGGCGACCGGCCATGAAAATTGCTATTTTCCGCTGTTCATCCCGCTGTCCTATTTCGAGAAGGAAGCCGAGCATGTCGACGGTTTCGCCAAGGAAATGGCGGTCGTCACCCATCACCGGCTGATCCAGAAGGATGGCAAGCTGGTGCCCGATCCTGACGCGAAGCTGGAAGAGCCGCTGGTCGTGCGTCCCACATCGGAAACGGTGATTGGCGCGGCGTTCAGCCGTTGGGTCCAGTCGTGGCGCGACCTGCCTGTCCTCATCAACCAGTGGGCCAATGTCGTGCGCTGGGAAATGCGCACCCGCATGTTCCTGCGCACCACCGAATTTCTCTGGCAGGAAGGGCATACGGCCCATGCCAGCGTGGACGAGGCGCTGGAAGAAACGATGAAGATGCTCGAAGTCTATCGCAGCTTCGCCGAAGAATGCGTCGCCATGCCGGTGATCGCGGGCGAAAAGCCCGAAAATGAGCGTTTCCCCGGTGCCGTTGCCACCTATTCGATCGAAGCGATGATGCAGGATGGCAAGGCGCTGCAGGCCGGCACCTCGCATTTTCTGGGCACGACCTTTTCTGCGGCGCAGAATATCAAGTTCCAAAATGCCGAAGGGCAGCAGGAACTGGCCCAGACCACCAGCTGGGGCATGTCGACGCGGATGATCGGTGGCCTTATCATGGTCCATGGCGACGATGACGGCCTGCGCGTGCCGCCGCGTGTCGCGCCCTATCAGATCGTGGTCGTGCCCATGTTGCGCGACAATGACGAAGATGCCGCGATCGTCGATTATTGCACCGATCTGGTCAGCCAGTTGAATGCGCTCGACCTGTTCCGCGAGCCAGTTCGCGCGCTGCTCGACAAGCGCCCGGCCAAGGCCGCTACCAAGCGCTGGGGCTGGGTAAAGAAGGGCGCGCCGATCGTGATCGAGGTTGGTGGCCGCGATGTGGCGGGCGGTAATGTCTCGGTCATCCGCCGCGACCGGCTCTATCGCGAGGATGGCAAGCTCGACAGCCAGATCGTGGCGAAGGGGGACTTCGTCGCGGGGGCCACGTCGATCCTGACCGATATTCAGCAAGCGCTGTTCGCCGATGCCAAGGGACGGCTCGACAGCAATATCGAAAGCTCGATCAGTTCGTTGGATGCGCTCAAGGCCTATTTCGATGCCAGCGCCAAGCCGGGCTGGGCGCTGGTGCAGTGGAGCAAGCCAACCGGCGATGCGCTCGACAAGGTCGTGCAATGGCTCAAGGGCGAGAAGCTGACACTCCGCAACATACCGAGCGACGCGGCGGCGGCGGATGGCGCGTGTATCTTCACGGGCGACACCGCTGTGGAACGGGTGCTGGTCGGCCGCTCCTACTGA
- the phaR gene encoding polyhydroxyalkanoate synthesis repressor PhaR — MSKSKVVNESDPVVIKKYANRRLYNTETSSYITLDLLSQMTREGREFTVVDAKSGEDITHNVLTQIIMEEEQRGTNMLPVNFLRQLISMYGDSMQSMVPQYLESSMDAFRKNQQQFQEAMKGAFGGGPLAEIAKRNLQMFEAAASAFGNGVPGMPGVPGAAPAPAATDGSKDDEIAALKAQLAALNAKIDKLS, encoded by the coding sequence ATGTCCAAATCTAAAGTGGTCAACGAATCCGATCCGGTCGTTATCAAGAAGTACGCCAACCGGCGTCTCTATAATACCGAAACTTCCAGCTACATCACGCTCGACCTGCTGTCGCAGATGACCCGCGAAGGGCGCGAGTTTACCGTGGTCGATGCCAAGTCCGGCGAGGACATCACGCACAACGTTCTGACCCAGATCATCATGGAGGAAGAACAGCGCGGCACCAACATGCTGCCCGTCAACTTCCTGCGTCAGCTGATTTCCATGTATGGCGATTCGATGCAGTCTATGGTGCCGCAATATCTGGAATCGTCGATGGACGCGTTCCGCAAGAACCAGCAGCAATTTCAGGAAGCCATGAAGGGCGCTTTTGGCGGCGGCCCATTGGCCGAGATCGCCAAGCGCAACCTGCAGATGTTCGAAGCGGCGGCCAGCGCCTTTGGCAATGGCGTGCCGGGGATGCCAGGCGTTCCGGGTGCAGCACCTGCACCCGCTGCAACGGACGGCAGCAAGGATGACGAGATTGCGGCGCTCAAGGCGCAACTGGCGGCGTTGAACGCAAAGATCGACAAGCTGAGCTGA
- a CDS encoding alpha/beta hydrolase, with protein MKASPSEPHSALAQGHVAPQHGPRPLPLFLNILWRETQGDPELRRRAFTGLRRYQEAQRPPAPPAPDCVAVAGSARLLRYGVENGRAPVVFIPSLINPPQVLDLSESRSMLRHMCAAGHNAYLVDWGAPTHRDAAMGLDAHITERLLPLLADLPRPPILAGYCLGGTFAIAAAMLREVTAVVAIASPWTFDGFADADRQEISVLWRDAKAICERLGYVPMEVLQSGFWAMDPKRTIQKYAAFADMEKGSDAARAFLAVEDWANEGAPLTYAAARDLFDDLYAGDATGEGRWSVGGQLIDPKALPCPSLSIRSTTDRIVPAAAAPDLAEQRSLALGHVGMVVGGRARTLLWDPLSDWVSSHGG; from the coding sequence ATGAAAGCCTCTCCCTCAGAACCTCATTCTGCACTAGCACAAGGCCATGTCGCACCGCAACATGGACCGCGCCCATTACCCCTTTTTCTCAATATTTTATGGCGCGAGACGCAGGGCGATCCTGAACTGCGCCGCCGCGCGTTCACAGGCCTGCGCCGCTATCAGGAGGCGCAGCGCCCGCCTGCTCCCCCTGCCCCCGATTGCGTGGCCGTGGCGGGCAGCGCTCGACTGCTGCGCTATGGCGTTGAAAATGGGCGGGCGCCGGTGGTGTTCATCCCCTCGCTGATCAATCCGCCGCAAGTATTGGACCTGTCGGAAAGCCGATCGATGCTGCGCCACATGTGCGCAGCGGGGCATAACGCTTATCTGGTCGATTGGGGCGCGCCGACGCACCGCGATGCAGCGATGGGCCTGGATGCGCATATAACGGAGCGATTACTGCCATTGCTCGCCGATCTACCGCGCCCGCCCATTCTGGCGGGCTATTGCCTTGGCGGCACGTTCGCGATTGCTGCGGCCATGCTGCGCGAGGTAACGGCCGTCGTCGCGATCGCGTCGCCCTGGACCTTCGACGGTTTCGCCGATGCCGACCGACAGGAAATCAGCGTGCTGTGGCGCGACGCCAAGGCGATCTGCGAACGGCTGGGTTATGTGCCGATGGAAGTGCTGCAATCAGGCTTCTGGGCGATGGACCCCAAGCGCACGATCCAGAAATATGCCGCCTTCGCCGATATGGAAAAAGGATCGGACGCTGCCCGCGCGTTCCTGGCGGTCGAGGACTGGGCGAATGAAGGCGCACCGCTGACCTACGCTGCGGCCCGCGACTTGTTCGATGATCTCTATGCGGGCGATGCAACCGGCGAAGGGCGGTGGTCGGTAGGCGGCCAGTTGATCGATCCCAAAGCCCTGCCCTGCCCCAGTCTTTCGATCCGATCGACAACCGACCGCATCGTGCCCGCCGCGGCTGCTCCTGATCTTGCCGAGCAACGCAGCCTGGCGCTTGGCCATGTCGGCATGGTCGTGGGCGGCCGGGCACGCACGCTACTATGGGATCCGCTGTCCGATTGGGTTTCCAGCCATGGCGGATGA
- a CDS encoding acetyl-CoA C-acetyltransferase, whose amino-acid sequence MSDIVITAAKRTAVGSFMGAFGSTPAHELGRQAILAALAQAGVAPDEVDEVILGQVLSAGQGQNPARQAAVNAGIPVERTAIGINQLCGSGLRAVALAAQAIRAGDANIMVAGGQENMSLAPHAQYLRGGSKMGNVSLIDTMIHDGLTDAFNNYHMGITAENLAEKYQISREAQDAFAVASQNKAEAARASSRFADEIVPITIKGRKGDTIVDADEYIRAGATIEGMQALRPAFKKDGSVTAGNASGLNDGAAALVLMTADAAAKRGATILGRIAGFATCGVDPSIMGIGPAPASRKALAKAGWSVADLDLIEANEAFAAQALSVGQELGWDAEKVNVNGGAIAIGHPIGASGARVLTTLLYEMAKRDAKKGLATLCIGGGMGVAMCIER is encoded by the coding sequence TTGTCAGACATCGTGATTACCGCCGCCAAGCGCACCGCCGTCGGCAGCTTCATGGGCGCGTTCGGATCGACCCCTGCGCATGAACTGGGTCGTCAGGCGATCCTCGCTGCATTGGCGCAAGCTGGCGTCGCGCCGGACGAAGTGGACGAAGTGATCCTGGGCCAGGTGCTGAGCGCAGGCCAGGGCCAGAACCCGGCGCGCCAGGCGGCCGTCAATGCGGGCATTCCGGTTGAGCGCACCGCGATCGGCATCAATCAGTTGTGCGGTTCCGGGCTGCGCGCGGTGGCGCTGGCGGCTCAGGCGATCCGTGCGGGCGACGCCAACATCATGGTTGCGGGTGGGCAGGAAAATATGTCGCTTGCCCCCCATGCGCAATATCTGCGTGGCGGTAGCAAGATGGGCAATGTCAGCCTGATCGACACGATGATTCACGACGGCCTGACCGACGCTTTCAACAATTACCATATGGGCATCACCGCCGAAAATCTGGCGGAAAAATATCAGATCAGCCGGGAAGCGCAGGACGCCTTCGCCGTCGCCAGCCAGAATAAGGCGGAAGCGGCGCGCGCTTCAAGTCGCTTTGCCGACGAAATCGTGCCGATCACGATCAAGGGCCGCAAGGGCGACACCATCGTCGATGCCGACGAATATATCCGCGCCGGAGCCACGATCGAAGGCATGCAGGCGCTACGTCCGGCCTTCAAGAAGGATGGCAGCGTGACCGCCGGCAATGCGAGCGGCCTGAACGATGGTGCCGCCGCGCTCGTCCTGATGACCGCCGATGCCGCCGCCAAGCGCGGTGCGACGATCCTGGGCCGGATCGCCGGTTTCGCGACCTGCGGCGTCGATCCCTCGATCATGGGCATCGGCCCGGCCCCGGCAAGCCGCAAGGCGCTGGCCAAGGCCGGCTGGTCCGTCGCTGACCTCGACCTGATCGAAGCCAATGAAGCCTTCGCGGCGCAGGCGCTGTCGGTCGGCCAGGAACTGGGCTGGGATGCGGAGAAGGTCAACGTCAATGGCGGCGCGATCGCCATCGGCCATCCGATCGGCGCTTCGGGCGCGCGCGTGCTGACGACGTTGCTCTACGAAATGGCCAAGCGCGATGCGAAAAAGGGTCTGGCGACGCTGTGCATCGGCGGCGGCATGGGCGTGGCGATGTGCATCGAGCGCTGA